The Meiothermus cerbereus DSM 11376 sequence ATAGCGGCCTTTGGGGTCGGGTAGGGGGTAACTGGGTAGGTGCATGGGTTCCTCTCGCAACTTGGATTGAGCTTGGGTTCGCTATACAACAAAAAACTCGAGGTCTTCGCCTCGAGAAAAGCCCCGGCGCGGGAAACTGACACCGCGCAAGGGCTCAGCAACGCCACCAGCGCTGGTGGTGCCACTTGTAGCTGCGGGGGGTACGGGGCCGCATGTTGTTCAAAGGGTAGCAAGCCCCCGGGCTTCCGTCAAGGATACTGAAAGCGGTCTGCACTTGCCGGACAGTTCGGTTAGAGTATGGCGGTATGGAAGCGTTTGAACACTACCTCGATCAGATGGCAAAAGTAGCCGTACAGGTGGGGCTGGGGCTCCAGGAGGGCCAGGAGCTGGTCATCACTGCTCCGATAGAGGCCGTGCCGCTGGTGCGAAAAATTACCGAATACGCCTATAAAGCCGGTAGCCCCCTGGTCAGCGTGCTCTACGACGACGACGCAGCCCACCTGCTGCGCTTTCAACACGCTCCCGAGGCCTCCTTCGACACCGCACCCAAGTGGCTCTACGACGGCATGGCCGAGGCTTTCCAGGCTGGAGCGGCCCGCCTGCACATCGCTGGCAACGACCCCAGCCTGCTTAAGGGTCAGAACCCAGAGCGGGTGGCCCGGGCCAACCACGCCCGCTCGCTGGCCTACCGGCGGGTATTGGAGCTCATCGCCAGCCACCACATCAACTGGAGCATTGTGGCCTACCCCCATCCGGCCTGGGCCAGGGCGGTTTTTCCAGATAGCGACGAGCAGGAAGCGGTAAAAAAGCTGTGGGAGGCCATTTTCAAAGCCTCGAGGCTCGATTCACCCGATCCCGTAGCCTCCTGGAAAGCCCACAACCAGTACCTCGCCGAGCGCGTGGCCTACCTGAATCACAAGCGCTACCACGCCCTGCACTTCAAAGGTCCCGGCACCGATCTGCTGGTGGGCCTGGCCGATGATCACCTCTGGGCCGGTGGTGCGACCCGGGCCAAGAATGGCGTGGTCTGCAACCCCAACATCCCCACCGAGGAGGTCTTCACCACGCCCCATAAAGACCGCATTGAGGGCTATGTGCGTAGCACCAAGCCCCTCTCCTATTTGGGCAGCCTCTTAGAGGACATCGAGATGCGCTTCGAAAAAGGCCGCGTAGTCGAGGCCAGAGCCAAAAGCGGGGCCGATGTGCTGAACCGGGTACTGCAAACCGATGAAGGCGCGCGTAGCCTGGGCGAGGTGGCCCTGGTGCCGCACTCCTCCCCCATCGCGCAAAGCGGCCTTCTGTTTTACAACACCCTCTTCGACGAGAATGCCGCCAGTCACGTCGCGCTGGGGCAGGCCTACAGCGAGTGCATTCGGGGTGGGAGCCAGCTAAGCCCCGAAGAACTCGCGGCCAAAGGTGCCAACCGCAGCCTCATCCACATCGACTGGATGATTGGCTCTGGAGAAATAGACGTAGACGGCATTACCGCCTCCGGGCAGGCCGAGCCCCTGATGCGTAAGGGCGAGTGGGTTTAGCGCCAGCTATGGTTCTTGAAAGGCCGCTTCTAGCCCAGCACCTACAGCTATTTTTACTGGATTCACAATGTGTATTTGCTAACTGAGCGTCTAATATGGTGCGTACCACAGTAAAAGTCAAATGGTAAGAGCGTTGGTTCTTATTGGGCTATTTACGCTGATGCTGGCGAAAAGCCAGGCCGAGTATAACGTTATAGAGCTGCACCTGATTATCGAGAACCGAGGGATTTACCTGCTCAGCCCGGTGGTGCAGAGCCCCCTCGAGGTGCAGGTGCGAAGCCCCCAGGAAAGCCGCCGCTTACTCTTCAGCTACGAAAGCATTCTCTCTCTGGAAGCGGCCTTTTCCAGTCCACCACAAGGCGCCGAGAACATCGAATGGTTTTACGATGGCCGCTGGTTCGTAAAACGAAACGGCTTCTGGGAACAGCAGGAGCTCGAACTAAAGGCTGCCACACCAACTGAAGTGGGCTGGCTTAAGGCTCAGCTTGACAAACTTTTCAAGCCACCGCTGGAGCTGGTGGATTTTCCCCAGCAGCCCGCCTTGCCCCCCTTGCGCTACGACCCCGAGCCGGGCGCCATTCTGTACAGCACCGTCTGGATACGCCCGGCTGAAGCGGCCAGCCTCGAGCTGCCCCGGCTCCTGGGCATCATCCCCGTGAAGCTAGGGGGACTGCGGCCACGCGGTGCCTGGCTTGGCAGCCCTGCGGAGGTGGAGCATCTGTGGCGGGAGTTTGGCCTTAGCAATCCGCCCAAAACCAACCCCAGCAGCGCGGTAGGCTTTTATTTTAGCGGGCTGCGCAACGAAAGCTTCAGGGCAAAGGTGCTGGATATGAAGCTGGAGGCTGAGGCCTTGCAGGCCGTGCTCGAGCTGGAATCAAGCGAAGCCCGCTCGCCTGAAATGACCGGGGTGCTGCTGGTCTTTGAAACCCCCCGGCGTGCTACCCTTCAGGTGGCCGACTCTAAGGGCAATATCCTGGGCACCTACCGCTAAGCGCACACCAGCCTAATCCTGAGGCCTTGGTCGGACAGGTTGAAGCTAGCCACCTTTGCACCATATAGGTGTTAACAAGCACCCACGCGCCAATTGTGCTGCATCAGGGGGTCAGTATAACCTGCTCACGACCGGGTTTGCTCGAGGTAGCGCTCCCAGGCTGCCAATGCGTGCGAAAAGGCGTAGCCCCGGTTTGCCAGAAACCGAATGGCCCGGGGTTTTTCGCCCCTGTGGCGGTTGGCATAGCGCCCCAGCAGGGCCACGGCTTCCTCTATCGGGTCGTGTTCAGCAGCCTGCTGTGCCAGCACCTGTTCTACTATCTCGCGCGAAACGCCCTTCTCCAAAAGGGCCCGGCGTAGCTTGGCCGCACCCCATTTCCCCGCATACAGCCTGGTATAACCTTCAGCGTACTGAAAGTCATCGAGATAGCCCAGCTGCTTGACCCGCTGCAACACTGCCGCCACCACGTCCGGCTCTGCCCTGCGGGCCAGTTTTTGGCGTAAGGCCGCCTCTGGGTAAGCCCTCGCCCCTAGCAAGCGCACCGCATACAAAAATAGCTGGTCGGGGGTCTCGTTCTTCATTCACCCCATTATGCTTTATGCGTAATGAGAAAGTTTGATTGGGCTTCCCTCCCCAAACCGCACTTGACGCTGGGGCATGAACCCTAGACACTAGACTGAGCCATCTGAGGTGGCTGCCGAGGCCCCCTGTATCCTATGCGCGTCTTTGCCATTGCCGACATCCATCTGTCTAAAGCCTTCCCCAAGCCCATGAACATCTTCGGGCCCGAATGGGACGGGCATCCCGAGGCTGTTTTTGAAGAGTGGCGCAAGGTTGTGAGCGATGACGACCTGGTTGTTGTAGCGGGGGATATCTCCTGGGCCATGAAGCTGCCCGAAGCCCTGCTCGACCTGGCCGACCTGGCCCAGCTTCCCGGCACCAAGGTACTGTTGCGTGGCAATCACGACTACTGGTGGCCCTCGATTAGTCGTTTGCGCCAGGTACTGCCGCCCCGAATGCACGCCTTACAACACGACTCGCTGATTATCGGAAACCTGGCCATTGCCGGTAGCCGCGGCTGGGATACCCCGGGCAGCTACAACTTCACACCAGAGGACGAAAAAATCTACAAGCGCGAAGTGGAGCGGCTGGCGCTCTCGCTCAAAACCCTCCAGGGCCATGACTACGAACATCTGGTGCTGGCCATGCACTATCCGCCCTATGGCCCCACCGGCGGTTCCACCGGTTTCACCGAGCTAATCGAGCGGCACCGTCCCACCTGTGTGGTCTACGGGCACCTGCACGGCGCCGACCCGGACAGGCTACCCAAAGACTGGAAAGGCATACCCCTATATTTTGTTTCTGCCGATGTGGTGCATTTCAGACCCCAGCTTATCCTCGAGACCCCCCACCAGATTCACACCTACCAGCCCTCACAGCAGACCCACACCTAAAAGCCGCGGTTCATGCCGGCTTCAGCAATCGCTTCGCTGAGGTACGTCCCCGTAAAGACCGGCGCACACCCCTCACGCCATTCGGCGACTTGTTGAACCTCCTTTCATCTGGGGTATCATCCAGGCATGATTACTGCGTTTGTCCTGATCCAGACCAGCCGCGAGTCCACCGCCGAAACCGCCGAGGCCGTCGCCGAAATTCCTGGTGTGGCCGAGGTGTACTCGGTTACTGGCGAGTGGGATCTGGTGGCTATTTTGCGCTTCAAGGATTTTGAGCAGCTCGACGATATCGTAACCCTGGGGCTACGCAAG is a genomic window containing:
- a CDS encoding aminopeptidase, whose product is MEAFEHYLDQMAKVAVQVGLGLQEGQELVITAPIEAVPLVRKITEYAYKAGSPLVSVLYDDDAAHLLRFQHAPEASFDTAPKWLYDGMAEAFQAGAARLHIAGNDPSLLKGQNPERVARANHARSLAYRRVLELIASHHINWSIVAYPHPAWARAVFPDSDEQEAVKKLWEAIFKASRLDSPDPVASWKAHNQYLAERVAYLNHKRYHALHFKGPGTDLLVGLADDHLWAGGATRAKNGVVCNPNIPTEEVFTTPHKDRIEGYVRSTKPLSYLGSLLEDIEMRFEKGRVVEARAKSGADVLNRVLQTDEGARSLGEVALVPHSSPIAQSGLLFYNTLFDENAASHVALGQAYSECIRGGSQLSPEELAAKGANRSLIHIDWMIGSGEIDVDGITASGQAEPLMRKGEWV
- a CDS encoding regulatory protein RecX, which codes for MKNETPDQLFLYAVRLLGARAYPEAALRQKLARRAEPDVVAAVLQRVKQLGYLDDFQYAEGYTRLYAGKWGAAKLRRALLEKGVSREIVEQVLAQQAAEHDPIEEAVALLGRYANRHRGEKPRAIRFLANRGYAFSHALAAWERYLEQTRS
- a CDS encoding metallophosphoesterase; this translates as MRVFAIADIHLSKAFPKPMNIFGPEWDGHPEAVFEEWRKVVSDDDLVVVAGDISWAMKLPEALLDLADLAQLPGTKVLLRGNHDYWWPSISRLRQVLPPRMHALQHDSLIIGNLAIAGSRGWDTPGSYNFTPEDEKIYKREVERLALSLKTLQGHDYEHLVLAMHYPPYGPTGGSTGFTELIERHRPTCVVYGHLHGADPDRLPKDWKGIPLYFVSADVVHFRPQLILETPHQIHTYQPSQQTHT
- a CDS encoding Lrp/AsnC ligand binding domain-containing protein, with the protein product MITAFVLIQTSRESTAETAEAVAEIPGVAEVYSVTGEWDLVAILRFKDFEQLDDIVTLGLRKLKGIERTQTLLAFRAYSRKLLEQGFNIGGEGL